The genomic interval GACGAGGAGAAGAAGGGGACTGCCCACCACGGGTGTTCCGAACAGCGCCATGGCCGAGACCACGATGAGAGCGCCGTTGGCCATACCGATGAGCACATAGGGCAGAACCTTCCCGATGATGATCTCGACCGGGTGTATGGGCGAGACGAGGATCTGCTCCATCGTGCCCGATTCCTTCTCTCGCGTGATGGTGATGGAGGTGAGCAGCGCGCTGGTCAGCATGAGGAGCAGGGCGATCAGTCCGGGCACAAAAAAGTGCGTGCTCTTCATGTCGGGATTGTAGAGGATTTTTGGTTCCACCGTTGCGAGCGACGCCTGCACGATGCCCTGCGATTGATTGAAGAGGCGAAATACGTTCGCCGCGTACGTGCCGACGTAGGTTCCGACATTCGAATCGGTCGCATCAACGAGCACCTGCACTTTGACGGACGGTCCTGTGCGCAGGGCCTGCGCGAAGTCGCGCGGAATGACCAGCACCATCTTTGCGTTGCGCGAGCGGAAGATCTCCTCCGCCGCGGACGCGGCACCCGCATACCCTGCAAAGTGAAAAAAGCCGTTGCGGCGGAACGCATCGATGAGCGCGCGGCTCTCGGGCGTGTGCGAATCGTCGACGACGGCAAAATCGATGTTACGCATGTCGAGCGTGATGCCGTAACCGTAGAGGGCGATCATCAGCACCGGCATCAGGAGCACTATCATCAACGAGCGGAAATCACGGAGTATGTGGATCAACTCCTTGCGCATGATCGCAACCAGGCGACGTGGCATTCCGCGCATCTCCGTCACCCCTCCCTCGAGGACTTGGCGCGCGCCGTCTCGTCGCGGACCAGCTTCATGAACACGTCCTGCATGCTGTCGAAGCCGTGCGCGCGCTTGAGTTCACCCGGAGTGCCGAGCGCGATGAGACGGCCGCCGTGCATGATGGAAAGCCGCGAGCAGTATTCGGCCTCGTCCATGTAGTGCGTCGTGACAAACACCGTGGTCCCCTTTGCGGCGAGTTCGTAAATGAGCCGCCAGAAATTGCGCCGCGAAATGGGATCGACGCCGCCGGTCGGTTCGTCGAGAAACAGGATGTGCGGATCATGCAGCAGCGCCGTGCCCAGGGCCAGGCGCTGCTTCCAGCCGAGAGGCAGGGAATTGGTCACACGGTCGGCATGTTCCTCAAGGCGAAGTTCCGCCAGCAGGGCCTCTGTCTTTACTCGCAGTTGTGCGCGTGTCAAACCGTACACGCCCCCGTAGAATTCGATGTTGTTTCTGACCGTCAAATCTTCATAAAGCGAGAACTTCTGGCTCATGTATCCTATCGAGGCCTTTACACTCCGCGCTTCGCGCGCGATGTCGAAACCTCCGACACGCGCGGTACCTCCGCTCGGTTTGAGCAGTCCGCACAGCATCCGTATCACCGTGGTCTTGCCGGCGCCATTCGCACCGAGAAATCCGAACACCTCGCCGCGGTGCACCCTGAGCGACACGGAATCCACGGCGCGGAACGCGCCGAAATCCTTTGTGAGCTCGCGCATATCGACAGCAACATCAGTCGTCATTGGGCGCCGTCTCGATAAGGTGGATGAACACGTCCTCCAGCGTTGGCTCCGCGGGTTCAAGCGAGCCCTCACGCAGTTTCAGCGCGCGCTCGGCTGCCGCGCGGCCCGCTCCGTCGAGCGGCCGTTCCGTGGCCACGTGAACACGATCGCCGAAGCTGTGGACGGATCGTATGCCCGGACCTTCGCCATCGTCGAGTCTGATCAGCGACGAGAACGCGTTTCCGTCTGCTCTTTCGCGTGGTGCGCTGTACATCGAGTACGGATACGATGAAATGATCTCGGCGGGTGCGCCCGAGGCGAGAATGCAGCCCTCGTTCATGATCGAGATGCGGTCGCAGAGCAGGGCTTCATCCATGTACGGCGTCGAGACTAGCACTGTGACACCGCGGTCGCGCATTGCGCGGAGAATGGACCACAGCTCCTGCCGCGACACGGGATCGACGCCTGTTGTCGGCTCGTCAAGCACAAGCAACAGCGGATCGTGGATGAGGGCGCAGGACAGCGCGAGCTTCTGCTTCATGCCGCCGGACAGCCGCCCCGCCAGCCGCGTCGCGAATGGATCGAGCCGGCTGAAACGGTACAGTTCCTTTTTCTTCTCTGTCAACTCCGCCTGGGGTACGCCGAAGAGGTCCGCAAAAAAATCCAGATTCTGTTCCACCGAAAGATCGGGATAGAGGGAAAAGCGCTGTGGCATGTAGCCGATCTTCGAGCGTATCTCGGTGCGGCCTGTGCGCGTTTCGTGGCCGAGCACGGTGACAGTGCCGGCATCCGGCGCAAGCAGCGTAGTGATGATGCGCATCGTCGTCGTCTTGCCCGCCCCGTCGGGTCCGATAAGTCCGAACAACTCCGCGGGACGAATCTCGAGCGAGACGTCGCGCACCGCTTCGGTTGCGCCGAAAGATTTCGACAAAGATGATATGGAAACGGCAGGCGTCACGGTATGTCGAGTGTCACGGTCAGAGGCATGCCGATCTTGATTTTTCCATCGGGATTGTCGAGCCGCACCTTCGCCGCAAACACGAGCGTGGTGCGGGTCTCCTCGGTGAGGATGGTCTTGGGTGTGAACTCGGCCTTGTCGGATATCCAGGTCACCGTGCCGTGCAGCGATACATCGGACGCGCTGTCGATGCGGATGGTCGCCTTCTGTCCGACGGACACCGACGCGAGATCGGTCTCTGCGATGTAGATGCGCGTCCACATACTGCGAAGATCGGCGATGTCGCAGATGGGTGTGCCGGGCATGGCGAGTTCGCCGGGATCCGCATATCGCACCAGGACACGGCCGTCGAGAGGCGCCACGATGGTCGCCTCGCCGATCTGCGTCTTCAGGAGGCCGACAGTGGAGGCCGTCTGCGCCTCCTTGCTACCGAGAGCGGCGTGTTGTTTCTGCAGGCTGCGGATTTGGGCATCGGACCCGTCGAGCTGTGCGCGTGCGTCGTCGACGGATTGCCTCGTGGTCGCGTTGTCGCGCAGCAGCGCCTCGAGACGCTGCAGGCGCGTGTGCAGATTCTCACGCGTGATGCGCGCCGCGGCGATCTGCGCGTCGAGGGCCGCGCGCTGATGCGCCAGTTCCTCGCGAACGGAGCCCGCCTGCGCCGCCTGCAGTTCAAGTTTGTCGACACGCACAGTGGCAAGGACGGAATCGGCGCGCACGTCGTCGCCGTCGTCGATCAGAACCGAGGTGATGGTGCCCGCCGTCTGTGCGCTTACACGTACGATGCGCGCTTCGGCGGTGCCGGTGTACTCGAACGCGGAGTTCTCGCCGCCGCCGCATCCGGCCAGGACCGCGAGGACGAACAGGGAAGAGAGGAATGGGCGCATGGGGAATGTTCTCACTGTGCGGGGAAAGGTGATGCGACGACGGGGTGTCATTGTGCGTCTCCGATTTCACGGCCGACGGCCTGTACGAGATCGATCCGTTTCAGGAGATACTCGATGCGGGTTTGCGCGTGTTGCAGCAGAGAGCGTGTCAGCGCCGTTTCGGCGTCAAGCACGTCGGCGGGGATGGCTGTGCCTTCGCGCAGCCGCGCGCGGGCGATGTCGAGGCGCGTGCGCTCCTGCTGTATCTGCCGGTCCAGGAGGCCGATGGTCGCCGCGCGTGTGTCGAGATCGAGTAGGAGCGCGCGAATGCCGGTTTCGAGGCGGTTGCGCACCTGCTCCACACGAAGGGCCGAGGCACGCTCCTCGAGCTGCGCCTTTTCGATGGCGTGTTTATCGGCGGACCAGGCCCAGAGATTCCATTCCATCTTCACACCGGCCGTGTAATAATCCATCCATTCGTTCCGGATCTGATCGACGCCCGGACGAGCGTAGTGCAGCGACGCGACAGCCGCAACGGTCGGGTACATCGACGACTCGGCCGCGGTGATCCCGAGTTCCGCCGAGCGCTGAGCCGACGCCGCGACCAGCAGGTCGGCGCGCGACGCGGCGGCCATCGCTATCAGGACTTCAGCGGAGGGGAGGGCGGAAGGTGGCGAAAGGTCTGTCGTGTCCACGCCGCCAATGTCGGTGGCGCCGGTGAGTTCCACGAGCGAGAGAAGTGCGGTGGCGCGCGCGTGGCGCGCCTGCGTGGCCTCGACATCGAGCTGCAGTATCCGTGTGGACACGAGCAATGTATCGAAGGCGAGACCCTGACCCTGCTCCGTCAGCGCGCGGCGGAGATGCAGCAGTTCCGCAAGCAGCGCGCGCTGTGACTCGAGGATGCCTGCAGCGTATGTGGCCTGCACTGCCGCGTAGTAAAGGCGCGCCGCCGCACAGCGAGCGTCGAAGGCCGCGCCATCGGCCGCGGTCGCAGCGGCCGCGCTGTTTTCACGGGCGATGCGGTTGTGCGCATCCAGGCGGAATCCGGTGAAGAGCGGCGCGCTGAGGGTGACGGCTGCGTCGGCCACATTGCCGTCGCCGAAGGATATCGTTTTGACGGGCAGTGGAATGCCTGGAATCTGCAGATCGATTTTTCCGGTCTCGCTGATGCGTGTGTACGAAAACGAGGCGTCGAGGCGCGGCAGCCGCGAGGCCGAGGTCATGTCGGCCTGTGCGCGCGCCTTCTCGGCGCCGGCGCGGGCGATGCGCACCCCGTGCCCGTATTCCGCGGCCCGGCGCTGCATTTCATCGAGCGTGACAATGCGCGGCTGCGCCGCTGCAGTGAGCGACAGGAGACAACAGCAGAGGAGGAGTTTTCGAGTCATGCGTGTGTTCTCCGTGTCGACAATCCATGATACACGAGGTCGAAAATGTGTTCGCGTCTGCGCGCAGCGAAGGCGGCAGGATCCCCGGCGATGTCGGGGGCGATGCTCTTGAGGAGCGGTATCGCGAGGTAGAAATAGACGCAGCTCCCGAGTACGGTAATGAGGGTCTGCATCGGATCCACTTTCCGGATTTCCCTGCGCCGGATGGCGCGCTCGACGGCCAGAAGAAACGCGCGCGGAGGAAACGCCGGATCGTTCGCCACCCGCGCGAAGTGCACCGCCAGGTTCGTTGCGCCGGTCGACAGTTCGCGTGTCATGAAGCCGACCAGCGCGGGCGTGCGTTCCAGCATGTCCATGTAGGTGCAAATAAACGCGCGCAATTGCGACGCAAAATCCTTTTCTTTCGACAGGGACGCCGAGAGCACCATAAAATGTGTGCGCAGCATGTACGAGAATACCTCCTCGTACAGACGGTCCTTGGATCGGAAGTAATAATGCACCAGCGCCGGATTGATCCCCGCGCGCCGCGCTATGTCACGCATGCGCGCGCCGCTTTTTCCATGTTCCCCGAACACGTCGAGCGCCGCCAGGAAAATGGCGCTTTCGGTGTCGGAGTATTCGCGCTGGTCGATGCTGATCATTGTATCTAAATGAAGTGTTTAATCATTTGTTTAAAACTTACGACATTCATGCGCGGAAGTCAAGAGCCGCCTATCAGAATTCCGCGCGGTGTATCACCGGGGAACAGGAGGCACAGAATTCCGCGGGTTTGATGTCGATGTCCTCGACGTAGGTCGAGGCGTTCATGACGCAGGGTTCGTCGGCGCAGTGGCGCAGTCCGTAGGTGTGCCCGAGTTCGTGCAATGCCTCCTTGAATGAACGGCGGCGGAGCAGATGCGACGACGGCGCCAGACCGTAGAGATCGTTGCGCAGACGGAACGAGGAAAAAATGCAGGCGCGGGCGGCCAGTTGCGCCTGTCCGAAAATGTAGGTGAGCACGGGCAGAAAAAGATCGTGCGAGGTGACGCCGAGCAGTTTCGTCTTGCCGGGTGGAGCAGTGTCGAGCAGCATCTGCAGGATTCGTCCGCTGTGGTACTGCCTGCGCGAGGCGTCGTATGCCTCGCGGATGGGGACGGGCAATGCGCCGACCGTGACACGGGCCGCGAGCACCTGGCCCAGATCCGCGGCGAATTCGTCGAGAGACAGGTCGCGGTCGGCTTCGAGCGGGATGAGCAGAATGTCCGTCATTCCTTCGTCACCGCTATTCCGGCCGCTTCAGTCCGTACTTTTCGATCTTATTGTACAGTGTGACACGATCGATGGCCAGCCGCTCGGCGGAGCGGGTGATGTTCCAATTCATCTCCGAGAGCACCTGCACGATATGCCTGCGCTCCACATCCGCGAGACTCTCGCCGGCTGCGCCCGCGGCCCGCGTCGAGAGATGCATGGGCAGATCCTCCTCCTCGATGAAAGGCCGCGACGACACAACCATCGCGCGCTCAACCGCATTCTCGAGTTCACGCACATTGCCCGGCCACGCGTACGTCGTAAGCAAAGACATGGCGCCTTCGGAAAACTCCTTCGCGGTGCGATTCATCAGCCGCGCGTACTTGTGCACAAAATGTTCCGCCAGCATCGGTATGTCGCCCCTCCTCTCGCGCAGGGGCGGTATCGTGATCGCAAACACGTTGATGCGGTAGTACAGGTCCTCTCTGAACGTCCCGTCGCGCACGGCCGCCTCGAGGTCGGCATTGGTCGCACAGATGAGACGGAAATCCACGTGTATGGTCTGCTCGCCGCCCACGCGCTGGAACTGATGCGATTCGAGCACGCGCAGCAGATCCACCTGGGTCTTGGGCGCAAGTGTGCCGATTTCGTCCAGGAACAGTGTTCCGCCATTTGCCATTTCGAATTTCCCTTTGCGTCTGTACTGCGCGCCCGTGAACGATCCCTTTTCATGTCCGAAGAGTTCGCTCTCGAGCAGCGACTCCGACAGAGCGCCGCAGTTTACGGGGATGATGGGGAAGTACTTCCGTGTGCTGTTCGCGTGTATTGCCCGCGCGATCAACTCCTTGCCCGTGCCGCTTTCGCCGCGTATCAGCACGGTCGATTTTGTCGGGGCCACGGTGCGGACGAGGTCGAATACCTTCACCATCTCCTCGCTCGCTCCGACGATGTCGTCGATATGATGCAGCGCGTCGACGGTCTGGCGGAGCTGCGCATTCTCTCGCGCGAGGCGTCGCTGCTGCGCCGCGTTGCGTACCATCGTCGAGAGCTCGTCGGGGTCGATCGGTTTGGTTACGTAATCGAAGGCGCCTGCCTTGAGGGCTCGGACGGCGGTGTCGACCGACGCGAACGCCGTGATGATGATGATGATGATGTCGGTATCGAATTCCCGGATGCGTTCCTGCAGCGCAAGGCCGTCCATGCCGGGCATCTTGATGTCCAGCAGCACGAGATCGATTCGTTCGCGCTGCAGGATGTCGAGGGCGGCGGCGGCGTTCTCGGCCGTGTGTACGCTGTAGCCGTCCTCGAGGAACCATTGTTCCAGGGATTCGCGGACGGACGCTTCGTCGTCAACGACGAGCAGGTGTATCGACGAAGTGGAGAGGGGATCGGTCATGATGCCTGGTATTCTCTGTGTGTGTTTTCTGTGTCGCCTGAAACAGGAAGGGAGATGATGAAGGAACTGCCGTGTCCGGGCTCGCTCTGCACGGTGATGTCGCCGCCATGCTGTTTGACTATGCCGTACACGATCGAGAGGCCGAGGCCCGTGCCGAAGCCGCTTTCCTTCGTGGTGAAAAACGGTTCGAAGACGCGCTGCAGATCGGCGGCCGAGATGCCGATACCGGTGTCGGTGACGCGCAGCAGTGTGCGCCCTGCGTCGGTTGCGGCGTCCACGGTTAACGTGCCGCCGTCCGGCATGGCTTCGATCGCATTGATGAGCAGCGCGATGAGCACCTGCTGCAACTGCGACTCGTCGCAGTACGCGCGGACGGAAACGGGCGGCGGCTCGTAGCGCACCTCGATCTGCTGCAGGTCGATCTGGTGCTGGACGAGGCGCAGCGAGCGCTCGATGAGCGTGTGCAGATTGCAGACCGCCCGCGACTGTGGATGCGCGCGCGCAAAAAACAGCAGGTTGCGGACGATGTCTCCGCAGCGCCGCGCCTCCTCTGCGATGATGTCGAGGTCGCTATTGATGCGCGCCAGCTTCTCTTGGTCCACAGTGTCGCGGAGCCGCTTGCGGCTCAATTTCGCAAGAGTCAGAATGCCCGAGAGCGGATTGTTCAACTCGTGTGCAATCATCGAGCTCAACTTGCCGAGCGACGCCATTTTTTCCATGTGTAGAACCTGCTCCTGCATCGACTGCAGTTCGCGCGTCTTCTGGTTCACCTTCTGCTCGAGTGTGTTCGACCAGTCGAGCAGCTCGTTGCGCGCGCCGTCCAAGTCAGCCGCCATACGGTTGAAGGCCTCGGCGAGACGCCCGATCTCGTCGGAACGCCGAGTCGTGATGCGGTGCCGCAGGTTTCCGGAGGCGATTTCGCGCGTGCCCGCGATCACTTGTTTCACCGGCCGATGCACGCCGACAAAGACAAAAATGGCGGAGACCGCGGCGACGGCGAGCAGGGTCACAACGGCCGAGGCGAGTTGCAGCAGTACACCGTCGTCGATGTGTTTGTCGGCGTATTCGAGACTCATCTGCACGTCGAGCACACCCAGCACCGTCTGTTCTTCGGAGTGGGCGTGACAGGCGGCATCCCAGCACCCGCGCTCGTTGCGTATCGGGTTGATGAAGCCAAGCACGCGATGACCCGACGGAGCGTAGTACTTGCGCGCGTACTGATCGGAACTGGTCTTCACAAAATCGGAACCGCCGCCGTGGCACATGATGCAGGCGTCGGCCTTCACATCCACCACGTGCCCGATCTCAGAGAGCGAATCCGAATACTTGATCACCCCGCGCTTGTCGTAAATGCGAATGTGATCGATGCCGCGCAGGGATCCGAGATCCTGGATGATGGAACTCAGCTCCGACGAGTTGTTCTCCGACATACTTCGCCGCAGGGCCTGCTTGGTCATCTCGCTGGTGCGTTCCACCGCCTCCTGCACCGTCTGCTCGAGCGTTTCCCTCTGCGCGCGGATGCTGAATATCGTCGTCCCCAGCAGCACGACCGCGAGCGAGAGCACGAGAATCGTGACGATCTGAAGACTGAGCGAGCGGAAGATGTTCATCGGAGGTCCCGGAAGGGAACAAAGTGGGCGACACAAGCTACCAAATCTCGCGCATGTCCACAACGGCGGACGCGAATGGAAACGGGCCCGAAGGCCCGTATCCGATCATTACTGAGACCTCGCGGCCTACACCTCGGCGTCGGCCGAGCGCGGATACAACACGCCGCGGACAAGTTCCATGTACGCGGCCTCTCCGAAGGCCTCGTCGAGCGCCGACACTGTCTCGCCGCCGTCGTTGAGGCAGATGCCTCCGGGGGCGAGATGCGTTTCGAGACGGCGTGCTGCGCGGCGCATAAACGTCGAGAGCACGGCCTCCTCCGCGATACGCGCGCGGGCCGGAGGTAGCATCGCCGGCCGCTCCGCGTCGTGTTTGGACGGAACGATACAAGCCAGCCAGCCGAGATCATAGGTGTTGGTGCGCAGGAACACGGGATCCTCACAGAGCTGCCTGTTCTGCCGGACCAGTGTTCCCGTGAGCGGCGACAACACGGGCAGCACATTCGTGTGTGTGTAGATCCACGCGATCGGCCTGCCGCGTTCCACGGATTCGCTCATCGCGGGAAACACGATGCGGGCGGATGGCGGGAGCAACAGAGAGAAGGGATGGGTGATGCCCAGGTACGCGAGTTTGACGTCGTGGAAACGCGCCCAGGTATGGTCCGTCGAGTACGCCAATCCCTCGTGCAGATGCGAGGCGGTGAAGCCGCGGAGCAGCCGCACAATTGTTTCGTCGCAGGGGACAGGCAGGGGCACCTGCAGCGGCATATCCACTTCCGCGTCGGCCGCCGCGGGTCCCTGCTTGTCGTCCTTACGGAGCACGTGATCCAGCGGACATCGGTCGCAGTCAAATGCGCGGTCGCAGAGCTTGTAGGTGAGTATGCCCGCGTCCATCCAAACGCATTTGCCCTCGGTATTCCTGGAGCCGCTCATGTCTACTCCCGTGAGTCGTGTGAATCCAAGCGTGGTGAATAATAGCGGTCAGGAAACGGACACTTCGACCGTACCTTTCGGTGCTTCGCCTTTCACCGGACGGGCGGCCGAGAGGCGCACGGTCTGGTGTTTCTCCTCGTGCGAGATATCGGCGAAGATCGGGAGATGTTTGACCGCGAAGCCGAACACCCAGAAACCGACTGTCACCACTGCAAGCGACACAAAAATCTCGCCGACGGAGGGGAAATACACGCCACCGTAATACGGTTCAATCGAAGTGAGCGCTACGTTGAGGCGGTTGGTGACAAAACCCAGCACCACCGACATGGCGCAGAGCGACAGGCCGAGACGCGTCTGCCCGAAGCCACGGATGTTGAAGAGCACGATCGGCAGGACGAAGAACAGGGCGAGTTCCACGAGCAGCATGATTGTTTGCAGCGAGCCGTCGAGAAGCGCGAACTTGTTGCCGTGCACCATGTCGATCAAACGCATGGTTACGTACACAGTGGCGACACCGATCATTGCGCGGGCAAGGTCTCGCAGCAATGGCGTCTCGAGCGCCTTGTTAAAGACACGCGCGCTGAGGTACGACTCGACAATGGTCATCGCCAGGCCCACGGTGACGGCCGACACGAAGAAAAACACCGGCAGCATCGGCGAGTACCAGAAGGGATGCATTTTCTCGGGGATGATGAGATAGAGACTGCCAAGCGAGGACTGGTGCAGCATCGACAGGAGGATGCCCGCGACAACAAGCGGTATCGTGATGGCCTTCATGATCTTGAGCAGGCGTGTCATCTTGAAGCGCTCGAGCACCACCGGACTGAATTCGAGGGCAAGCACCGTGGTGTAGAGCATCACACACCAGGCCACTTCGAACATGACCGAATGAGGATTCCACATGATGATCGCATGCCAGATCGACCAGGGACGTCCGAGGTCGAACATGAGACCCACGATCACGAGCAGATAACCGAGGAAGGCCGTCAGTACCGTCGGACGGACGATGGCCTTGAAGCGTTTCAGATTGAACACGTACACAATACCGCACAGAGTGAATCCGCCGGCGGCCAGACCCACTCCGGTGACAACATCGAAACCGATCCAGATGCCCCACGGTGCGGCATCGGAGAGATTGGTGGCCTTGCCGAGCCCGAAGGCAAAACGCATGACGGCCGAGACGAGTCCGCCGAGCACAAAAAATGCGCCGAGGATCTTCCAGAAGGACAAGTGTTTTTTCAGGGATATCATGGACGACCTCACTTCGTGCTGTTGTTATTGCGTTGGGATTCTTCGAACCGCTTCACTTCTTCGCGACGATGCGTGATCCAGTAGATCGCGGAGAAGGCCGCTCCCGCCGTCACAACAACGTCGGGCAGTTTGGAAAGCACATTCCACGTTTTCTGCGGAAGCGCTTCGGATCCGATTTCGGTTTTGAATCCCAGTTTCTCGAAAGGCACGCTCGAGAGGAAGAGAACGGACATGCCGCCAATTTCCTTTTCGCCATAGATACGATGGACGTAGTTGTCCGGATTCTCGCTGATGCGGCGGTGCGCCTCGGCGAGCAATTCGTCGCGTTTCCCGAACAGCGTCGCGCCTGCGGGACACGCCTCGCTGCAGGCCGTCGGCTGTCCCTTCGACGTGCGTTCGTCGTAACACATGGTGCATTTACGCACGCGGGGATTGTTGCTGCTCCACTCGTACTTCGGAATGTCGAACGGACAGGCGAGCATACAATAGCGGCAGCCGAGGCACTTCGAAGCGTCGTAGTTCACCGGGCCGGCCTTGGTCTTTTCGAGCGCACCGACGGGGCACACCGAGCCGCAGGCGGGCTCGTTGCAGTGGCGGCACATGCGGCGGACCCAGGTATCGCCGTATTGTTCGAGCGTCGTGAAATTCTTTTCGTTCAGATTGCGCGCCTCGATCTCGGGGAACCCGTGCGATTTCTGGCAGGCTGTACGGCATTCGCCGCAGCCCACGCACTGGGTGATGTCGATGAGAAGGGCATAGGACATTGTACTATCCTTGAAATTGTGTGGGTGGTATCAGTCGTCGTGTGGTCAGGGGAATTGCGGACAGGGAAGAGTCCCGCGGCCGCTGAGCCGGGGCCTCCATCATTTC from Ignavibacteriota bacterium carries:
- a CDS encoding ABC transporter ATP-binding protein, which gives rise to MTTDVAVDMRELTKDFGAFRAVDSVSLRVHRGEVFGFLGANGAGKTTVIRMLCGLLKPSGGTARVGGFDIAREARSVKASIGYMSQKFSLYEDLTVRNNIEFYGGVYGLTRAQLRVKTEALLAELRLEEHADRVTNSLPLGWKQRLALGTALLHDPHILFLDEPTGGVDPISRRNFWRLIYELAAKGTTVFVTTHYMDEAEYCSRLSIMHGGRLIALGTPGELKRAHGFDSMQDVFMKLVRDETARAKSSREG
- a CDS encoding sigma-54-dependent Fis family transcriptional regulator, which gives rise to MTDPLSTSSIHLLVVDDEASVRESLEQWFLEDGYSVHTAENAAAALDILQRERIDLVLLDIKMPGMDGLALQERIREFDTDIIIIIITAFASVDTAVRALKAGAFDYVTKPIDPDELSTMVRNAAQQRRLARENAQLRQTVDALHHIDDIVGASEEMVKVFDLVRTVAPTKSTVLIRGESGTGKELIARAIHANSTRKYFPIIPVNCGALSESLLESELFGHEKGSFTGAQYRRKGKFEMANGGTLFLDEIGTLAPKTQVDLLRVLESHQFQRVGGEQTIHVDFRLICATNADLEAAVRDGTFREDLYYRINVFAITIPPLRERRGDIPMLAEHFVHKYARLMNRTAKEFSEGAMSLLTTYAWPGNVRELENAVERAMVVSSRPFIEEEDLPMHLSTRAAGAAGESLADVERRHIVQVLSEMNWNITRSAERLAIDRVTLYNKIEKYGLKRPE
- a CDS encoding archaemetzincin family Zn-dependent metalloprotease; its protein translation is MTDILLIPLEADRDLSLDEFAADLGQVLAARVTVGALPVPIREAYDASRRQYHSGRILQMLLDTAPPGKTKLLGVTSHDLFLPVLTYIFGQAQLAARACIFSSFRLRNDLYGLAPSSHLLRRRSFKEALHELGHTYGLRHCADEPCVMNASTYVEDIDIKPAEFCASCSPVIHRAEF
- a CDS encoding TetR family transcriptional regulator, which codes for MISIDQREYSDTESAIFLAALDVFGEHGKSGARMRDIARRAGINPALVHYYFRSKDRLYEEVFSYMLRTHFMVLSASLSKEKDFASQLRAFICTYMDMLERTPALVGFMTRELSTGATNLAVHFARVANDPAFPPRAFLLAVERAIRRREIRKVDPMQTLITVLGSCVYFYLAIPLLKSIAPDIAGDPAAFAARRREHIFDLVYHGLSTRRTHA
- a CDS encoding TolC family protein; the encoded protein is MTRKLLLCCCLLSLTAAAQPRIVTLDEMQRRAAEYGHGVRIARAGAEKARAQADMTSASRLPRLDASFSYTRISETGKIDLQIPGIPLPVKTISFGDGNVADAAVTLSAPLFTGFRLDAHNRIARENSAAAATAADGAAFDARCAAARLYYAAVQATYAAGILESQRALLAELLHLRRALTEQGQGLAFDTLLVSTRILQLDVEATQARHARATALLSLVELTGATDIGGVDTTDLSPPSALPSAEVLIAMAAASRADLLVAASAQRSAELGITAAESSMYPTVAAVASLHYARPGVDQIRNEWMDYYTAGVKMEWNLWAWSADKHAIEKAQLEERASALRVEQVRNRLETGIRALLLDLDTRAATIGLLDRQIQQERTRLDIARARLREGTAIPADVLDAETALTRSLLQHAQTRIEYLLKRIDLVQAVGREIGDAQ
- a CDS encoding HAMP domain-containing histidine kinase produces the protein MNIFRSLSLQIVTILVLSLAVVLLGTTIFSIRAQRETLEQTVQEAVERTSEMTKQALRRSMSENNSSELSSIIQDLGSLRGIDHIRIYDKRGVIKYSDSLSEIGHVVDVKADACIMCHGGGSDFVKTSSDQYARKYYAPSGHRVLGFINPIRNERGCWDAACHAHSEEQTVLGVLDVQMSLEYADKHIDDGVLLQLASAVVTLLAVAAVSAIFVFVGVHRPVKQVIAGTREIASGNLRHRITTRRSDEIGRLAEAFNRMAADLDGARNELLDWSNTLEQKVNQKTRELQSMQEQVLHMEKMASLGKLSSMIAHELNNPLSGILTLAKLSRKRLRDTVDQEKLARINSDLDIIAEEARRCGDIVRNLLFFARAHPQSRAVCNLHTLIERSLRLVQHQIDLQQIEVRYEPPPVSVRAYCDESQLQQVLIALLINAIEAMPDGGTLTVDAATDAGRTLLRVTDTGIGISAADLQRVFEPFFTTKESGFGTGLGLSIVYGIVKQHGGDITVQSEPGHGSSFIISLPVSGDTENTHREYQAS
- a CDS encoding efflux RND transporter periplasmic adaptor subunit; this translates as MTPRRRITFPRTVRTFPMRPFLSSLFVLAVLAGCGGGENSAFEYTGTAEARIVRVSAQTAGTITSVLIDDGDDVRADSVLATVRVDKLELQAAQAGSVREELAHQRAALDAQIAAARITRENLHTRLQRLEALLRDNATTRQSVDDARAQLDGSDAQIRSLQKQHAALGSKEAQTASTVGLLKTQIGEATIVAPLDGRVLVRYADPGELAMPGTPICDIADLRSMWTRIYIAETDLASVSVGQKATIRIDSASDVSLHGTVTWISDKAEFTPKTILTEETRTTLVFAAKVRLDNPDGKIKIGMPLTVTLDIP
- a CDS encoding ABC transporter permease is translated as MPRRLVAIMRKELIHILRDFRSLMIVLLMPVLMIALYGYGITLDMRNIDFAVVDDSHTPESRALIDAFRRNGFFHFAGYAGAASAAEEIFRSRNAKMVLVIPRDFAQALRTGPSVKVQVLVDATDSNVGTYVGTYAANVFRLFNQSQGIVQASLATVEPKILYNPDMKSTHFFVPGLIALLLMLTSALLTSITITREKESGTMEQILVSPIHPVEIIIGKVLPYVLIGMANGALIVVSAMALFGTPVVGSPLLLLVLSVVYIFVALSFGLLISTIAKSQQIAMLMTVMSTILPTFLMSGFLFPIASMPAPLQLVSRALPATYYLVIIRGIMLKGVGISDILPETLALAGIGAGILAIAIKRFKVTLD
- a CDS encoding ABC transporter ATP-binding protein, with the translated sequence MTPAVSISSLSKSFGATEAVRDVSLEIRPAELFGLIGPDGAGKTTTMRIITTLLAPDAGTVTVLGHETRTGRTEIRSKIGYMPQRFSLYPDLSVEQNLDFFADLFGVPQAELTEKKKELYRFSRLDPFATRLAGRLSGGMKQKLALSCALIHDPLLLVLDEPTTGVDPVSRQELWSILRAMRDRGVTVLVSTPYMDEALLCDRISIMNEGCILASGAPAEIISSYPYSMYSAPRERADGNAFSSLIRLDDGEGPGIRSVHSFGDRVHVATERPLDGAGRAAAERALKLREGSLEPAEPTLEDVFIHLIETAPNDD